The sequence CTGTCTACCGTAAGAACATTATAATCACATAGCTTATCTCTCAGTTAACCATATACGTATGTAGGTAAACGAGCTTTTACATAGATGTGGTCCAGGAACATACATTTAAGTGATACAAACAGCAGACTTTGTCTCAGAAGATAAGTAATAGAGGCAGACAAGATGATCGATTACCGAAACATTTAAAAAAGAATAGAGGAAAGATTGAAAAGCAGCGATGAGCAAAAAAGATATGTATAGATAAGGCTCATTTATgcatagatatatatgtatacgtTTCTAAAAGCAGCTCTTGTTCAGAAACTAGTCCACAAATAGAGTATTGAAGCCACATAAATAAATGGAAGTTAGAGTGTTCCTATCATATGGTCTGTTTCCAACATGAGGCAGAAATAGTTTAGCATTTGCACCATGGAATTCAAAATACTCATAACGATTTGCCAAGATTGTTACACTCAGAGCTAGTACCTCAAATCGTTAGAAGCTTGGGTAAGGCTTCGAGTAAGGCACTCAACTTCCTTGAGCAAGCCGCTATCACGAAACTCAGAGAGCAAAGGTTGAGCATCTTCAGCCATGGCTTGAATCTGTGACATCACTACATCAAAACCCAACGCTTGAGCATGAGAATACATTTATTTCTGTCCAACTTGAAATTTTACCTATCAActctttttgaaaaatactgCAAACAAGATCTAACAAAGGCCACCAAAATTACTCATATCACCTTTTTGAGCAATGGTTTTGCTTCCTCAATAACTGAAGCCGCTCTCTCAGCAAGCAAATACGTATTCGCAACACCAATGGCCTCCACTTCGCGTCCAATACGAGTGAAAATTCCAACTAATTCATCTAAACTAACTCCTTGCTCTCCTTTAATCTTCTGCCTATCGCAAACGATCAGACCTTCTACACCACATTCAGGATGCAGAGGTCCTACAGAAGGTTCTGGTATCGGATTCCTAGGCATAATGTCGATCATGGTTTCCATTAGAAGACCAGACTGATTCACCTCAACCAGTGAATTCTTTGGGATAATAATTTTATCATCTTCAATCTACAAAAAGATGATGACAAGAGAGCCAAATTCAAGAAACCAATAAAAACTGTCAAAACCAGATCAAAGCACCAAAATCATACCTCAGCTACAGCTTCAATGTTCTTCAAGGAAGGATTAACACGGATCACCGTACCAACAGTAACCCCGCGGATTCTAACAGGTGTTCCGGTACAAATACCAGAGGCATGACTAAGCTCAAACACAGTCTGATATTTCCTAAACTTGGACCGCATTTGAAACCCTCGCAGCCAAGCCCAGCTAAGAGCAAGAAGTGTAGCTCCAGAGacaataaacaaaccaacccCACCTTCCCAAACACTTCtttttccaaaaccaaaatcactcAAAGGCTTTAAAGTCTGTTTCCATATATTCCTAGGCACATCCAAAACAACCGTGAGCGGACTCTTCCCTCCTTCACCAGACGATGGTTGACCTTGACCATGAGCAGCGTCGGAATTGGATGCAGCTCTTACAACTAAATGCCTACTAGTTCTAGGTTTCTTCGGTGGGAGATAAGGAAGCCCATTGGGTGAAGCTCGAGGGCAAACAATCATGGAAGATGATGGCATTAGTGATGATTGAACTTGAATTACCGGATTCCCAATCATCTTCccaaaattgaattaaaaaaactaaaactttatgTTGCaagttccaattttttttccccgAGCTGCAGtttagaaaagagaaagaaccaTGTGAATTGCGTGAAGCTTCTACTTAACCGATCGATTTACAAgtcgaaattagggtttttgagagAAATAGAGAATACTATTACCTGGGCTCGAAGCTTACGAAAGAACTGGTGTCCTTGAATCTGAGAATAGCTTTGTTTGTTGCTGGATTTTAGAGAAAAGacggaaaaaaaatcaaattcccatgtgtttttattaataatcataatttcattaattaatcaCCTAATTTCTCATTACGAAGCCAATTTGAAAGGAAGCAAGGGCATTTTCGtcataatcaagaaaataatgTTACAGTGAAAGTGaatgtctctctcttcttccctgTATGCTTTTGGCCCTTTGGAGAAGTGGTAGGCCATCTTGTTGTGTTTGACCGCAAAATGTGAAAATATTAgctcaaaatcaaattatttcaTAAAGTTTCAACAACTCTTCCTCTTCAAATCAGTCTTGTGACCAAACAAACCAacagctttttttttactattcttttTGAGTAACATCAAGAACAGACGCACAAAGATCACTGTGTTTAGGAATTTTATTATTGCGAGCTGATGCCACTGTCTCTCTTCTGTCACAGGCTTGAGATTTCAGATGGTTAATGGATTTCTACCTCCTTCTATCACCAACCGATAAGCAGTAGCTTCAGAAGAGCCATTCTAATGAACAAACCGTTCTTTGCTTGTCTGAAGTAGGCAGCTCTTGGATCAGCGTCAACATCTGCAGTGATCTGCACATGAAGGATTACAAAGAGTGAGGATTATTGTGTCAAGGTACAATAGATGAAAACTGTGGGGATTTTATTAACTTACTTCATCTAATCTCGGTAAGGGATGCATGATAATAGCTTTTTTCTGCATCACTCCTAAGAGATCCTTGTCTACTATATACTTCCCACGAGCTGCTTCGTAAAGGTCAAGCCTTTCTCCAAACCGCTCTCTTTGGATTCGGGTTTGGTAAACTACATCACACTTGGATGCTACTTCCATTAAGTTTGAACTTTCTTCCCATTCCACCCCGTTTGATGTCAAATATTCTTTTATGTCATCCTACCATTATAAAACAGACATTTTTGAAGACGATAAGCAAACAAACGCAATGACGAGTAAATTAAACCAACTTTTTCAGGGCTGACAAGCCTAGTAATACTAACCTTCATCTTAACAATTTCAGGGGAAACAAAGTAGATCTTCACGTCATTAAACTTGGCAAGCAAGTATGCAAGCGACCGGACTGTCCTTCCATTGGCAAGATCTCCAACTAAGGCTACACTGATGCCATCTAGTTTTCCAATTTCACTTTGAATGGTATAGACGTCCAAGAGAGCCTTAACAACAGCAACAGTGCCAAACATAAGAAACAAGGATGTGCAGTAGTGATTGTTTAAGACAAATAAAACGCTAAAGGTTAAGAACACAACACACCTGAGTAGGATGCTCTCCAGGACCATCACCTGCATTAATGACAGGTATATTGGCAGTAGCTGCAGCTTTTCTAGCAGCACCGCTTTCAAAATGCCGCATCACGATAATATCAGTATAACCCTCCACTGTTCTTATAGTGTCTGAAAAGTTCTCCAAAAAGTTTCAGTAAATAATCTAATCTAACACAATCAACATGtcacagcaacaacaacaagaagaagatatttgCTGACAAAGTGGATACCTTCAAGTGTTTCCCCTTTAGCTGCAGACGAAAACTCTCTGGCATTCTCAGTAGTTAAGACTTCACCTCCAAGGCGTTTCATGGCAGATTCAAAAGAGAGCCTGGTACGGGTAGAAGGCTCATAAAAGAGGGTAGCCATTAAATAACCCTTGAGTATTTCACTTTGTGTAGAGCTTTTCTCAATCTTTTCCATTTCCCGTGCAACATCAAATATAGCGCTTAGCATCTCCCTATCAAACTGCTGCCCTTCAATCACATCACTAAGTTGAAATTTCTTGCCAGCTGTAAAACATTCCCGTGTCTCAACTTGCATAGCATGACACCTAAATCCTTGGATTGGAGCAACATATCGGGTCAGATTCCAGGTAGCATTTTTCTTAGAGGCAGGAAATGAAGTCAAACAAATCTTTGAGCTTTCAAAAGGACTAGAGAGATTGCTTGGGAAGTCAGAGCTGCAGGCTAATGCTGCTTTAGGAAAAACTGAGGCGCCGCAAAGTGTGGCTGAAGTAAGTGATGATGGGATAGCCATTCTGGCAGGATGCTAAGCCGTTGATGGGAGGTAGTGAGTGAGTTACAACTTCCGGAACCTGCTAGAATCACATACAAACGATAAACAATGCAGTTAGTTAAAAAGTATCCACACACGCCGCAGATAATATTGGTAACTGATCTTACATCTATCATTTTACAAGAACCtaccaaaaacttgaaaacatgaagaagcaaaaaaaaaaaaaagtaacagcGAAAGAAGACACTGATCAATGATTGTATATTATGGACATAACAAAACCATGCTTTTACACAAGCACTACcaaaaagaaatttcaagtGTTTTGGTTTGATAGAGGGCGAATCAAAACCATGCTTATTCTATCGAAATTGGCCTTAATCTcaatcacacaaacaaaaagaaagaatgaattTTGAAAAAGTGTGGATTTTGAGAAATAATGTGATGTCTCGTATCCCCTTGTAATCTAATTATCATAAACCCGAAACGATAACAAGGCTAAATTCCAATCAATCGTATACctcaatagaagaagaagaaaaaaacactcacacacacaaaagtgatGCGATGAGTTTCAAAGCCTGCACAGACCTTAAAGAGTAATTGAATGAAGTAGAGCAGTCAAATGATGCAGAGTCTGGCTGGTCGAGATGTAACGCTGGTTGAAAGACCGACAGCGAAATAGAAGAAACTTAGCCTTAATCAACTCCTTACAACGGGGAATTATCAACGGGAACGGCCGCGGCGGCCGGAGTAACGTAGGGTTTTAGTAAGGAAACTAGAATAATGAAATCAAAGACGTTTTGGAATAATTAACGGAgggaaatagaaaaaaaggctttgggaaaagaaaaaattaagaaacaatcaTTAGTTAAATGCACTTttttataaagtaaataaattaagtgggagttattggtttaagattttaatagatttttaaacatttaaaatgttatgtagcatttgttgttattatattaaaattttattaaattctgttaaaatttagtgttatcagtttgtgatttataaaaagtcatttaaaatcttaccaaatttgggttattggattcagacttttataaaattattaaaagttttgtgttattcaattaaaacaaaagaatctatgattgttaatgaattaaaCTATTCTGTTAttagttcatgattttatacattttcttcacaaaacaaaatcatgaaaagtatcacaaaaatacaaagattatTTGCGgtactttacaagattttagaatactaatcaacaaaattatagaaaactttCTACCAATACTTATAATTTTTCACTAATTCActtttttcatgattttgttgaatttttctaaattttttataaattagaatctaaTAATACTCCTAACTAGATATTCactcgcggtgtaccgcgaagctattttttaactttaaaacaatttaagtactgttttataaattttaagtgaACAATATGTTAActcaatatattatgtagtgcATAAATAGTATGTTTGTGGTGTATCGTGTTATAATGAAGTTAGTATATCatattgttaattaaattttatgtagtaTAAAATGTACAGATTTTTTTACGTGTCTATTTGGTTTGCAATGTATAGataatagtttttgaaattatttaaattttttaaaattatatgtgtaTACTATATTGTGACATTGtaatttagtttgtttaatctatatataaatagacACTTTAGAATATACAATTTTGTTGTGCATATAATCCTTTTAATTTTCGACGTTTTAAACTGTCAGTTGATCCATACTAATGTTTTCctttgttattattatgatatgtatgtgtatatagaTATGTTAGCAATcagcaaattaaattaaataataatttttgttataaagagatatataagttatgtcttcttcttttacaattgggaaagttgatttttttatttattttgtgctCGACCAACTAAATAGGtaaaatataggaaaatatCACATCCAAAACTCCTTAAAATCTCGGATCCAAAATTTTAGGATAACAATGAGTCTTTGGAAAAAAGAGTACTTTGAACAGACccaagttttacaaatttttattaaattaataataaatattaatgatatatttgtaaataggTTTGAACTTCAcgatttatttcatatttcccCAAAAATGTACACGCCGACAATTTGGGTTTAGAAGGCCCATAACAAATTAACTCATTCATAGTTCTGTTTCTAAATCAAATcatactctgtttcttgatcACTCTGTCTCAGTAGATTCACTCTCATACCATACCATTTGCTTGATCTTGATTCCTCTTCTTATTTTCTACTTCTTCTAGCTTTAATACTGCAGGTGGCTTTTGACGAGAGGTTTCGATTCATAAGAATTTTTAAGCGATCAAGTAGTAGTCCTGGATCCTGGTATAAACAACAAGCTTTTGATTCTTATTTACAATCTAACAACTAAcaagcaaaaaataaaagtgttaTGAGTGCCCCAAAAATAAACAACCAAACTTTACATTAAAGTCCTAACCTAATAATAACACATAACCTCAAATCAAGAAAGTGACGAAACACCTAAGAATATACAACATCTAAAACATTATCTCAATTAATTAGCTTCGGGTATGCTCTGGAGAACTGGTTTCCATATCCCTTGTTGATTGCCTTCTTCGTCGTAACCACCACGATCGATCATCTGGCTCGGACACGAGAAGTCATGGACGTTGACTTTATTCAGTAAATCTTGAAGTTGCTTCTTGGTGAGCCTGATCTTGATCATCTCATGATCAGATAGATCAGAGGATTTACAGTCTCGTGTAACAATCACTTTTTGATGAGCCTCCTCTCTAGAAGTACTTTTAGagctatgatgatgatgatgatgattatgatgatctTCTTCGATGAATTCATCCCAGTCTTCACCAGCCCAGTGCATTTCTGATTCGTGCCTTAAACAATTCCCcattaattcttttttgttttcttgtttgtctTCAAGACGTAGTTGTAAAgccttgtttatatatatgcgTAGGTGGAAGCTGGTGAGATATTGAAATCATAAGAGGGAGATAAGAACATATGCAATATGCCACGTCGGATTTCAGAGTACTTTTATCCTACGTGGACATGTGTTTGTTGAACTCACCGTCACCAGCTTTTGTCCTTCTTCATTTTGGCGCTTCGTCCACCGATCCACGTGTCCTTATTGGCTCGTCAGCTCGGCTTAGATATTTTTTgctgattattattttatgtatgcCGGTGAAAATGCAAATATCGTCATGAGAtacacaaagaaagaagaactataatattagtatatcgtgacgtcaaacaaaaacagaaaggAAATAAACACGAAAGTTACAAACATGTAAAGCATGAGAGAATCAGAAGTTGTTTTGTTCGAACCTAACTCTTGTAATGTATCTAAAACTATGGTAACTACTTGTGTAAAAGTTTTCGATGGACCATCAAAGATctaaaaagcaaaccaaaaatgtattaattaatatgtaattttacaAACAATCATCCccatataaaaatatcaatctaACATAACACTTCAAatctaaaattatttgttaaaaattagtcattgttgtaaaacacttagagTAAACTTCCATAACCGGCCTTTTTGTGCATATGATTTGTACGGCCCATAGACCCATAGTACTAAGTCTTagtcggtttgggtttagaCTTTGcc comes from Camelina sativa cultivar DH55 chromosome 19, Cs, whole genome shotgun sequence and encodes:
- the LOC104765910 gene encoding protein TRIGALACTOSYLDIACYLGLYCEROL 2, chloroplastic isoform X1 codes for the protein MIGNPVIQVQSSLMPSSSMIVCPRASPNGLPYLPPKKPRTSRHLVVRAASNSDAAHGQGQPSSGEGGKSPLTVVLDVPRNIWKQTLKPLSDFGFGKRSVWEGGVGLFIVSGATLLALSWAWLRGFQMRSKFRKYQTVFELSHASGICTGTPVRIRGVTVGTVIRVNPSLKNIEAVAEIEDDKIIIPKNSLVEVNQSGLLMETMIDIMPRNPIPEPSVGPLHPECGVEGLIVCDRQKIKGEQGVSLDELVGIFTRIGREVEAIGVANTYLLAERAASVIEEAKPLLKKIQAMAEDAQPLLSEFRDSGLLKEVECLTRSLTQASNDLRKVNASIMTPENTELIQKSIYTLVYTLKNVESISSDILGFTGDEATRKNLKLLIKSLSRLL
- the LOC104765910 gene encoding protein TRIGALACTOSYLDIACYLGLYCEROL 2, chloroplastic isoform X2; its protein translation is MIGNPVIQVQSSLMPSSSMIVCPRASPNGLPYLPPKKPRTSRHLVVRAASNSDAAHGQGQPSSGEGGKSPLTVVLDVPRNIWKQTLKPLSDFGFGKRSVWEGGVGLFIVSGATLLALSWAWLRGFQMRSKFRKYQTVFELSHASGICTGTPVRIRGVTVGTVIRVNPSLKNIEAVAEIEDDKIIIPKNSLVEVNQSGLLMETMIDIMPRNPIPEPSVGPLHPECGVEGLIVCDRQKIKGEQGVSLDELVGIFTRIGREVEAIGVANTYLLAERAASVIEEAKPLLKK
- the LOC104765911 gene encoding aspartate carbamoyltransferase, chloroplastic-like — translated: MAIPSSLTSATLCGASVFPKAALACSSDFPSNLSSPFESSKICLTSFPASKKNATWNLTRYVAPIQGFRCHAMQVETRECFTAGKKFQLSDVIEGQQFDREMLSAIFDVAREMEKIEKSSTQSEILKGYLMATLFYEPSTRTRLSFESAMKRLGGEVLTTENAREFSSAAKGETLEDTIRTVEGYTDIIVMRHFESGAARKAAATANIPVINAGDGPGEHPTQALLDVYTIQSEIGKLDGISVALVGDLANGRTVRSLAYLLAKFNDVKIYFVSPEIVKMKDDIKEYLTSNGVEWEESSNLMEVASKCDVVYQTRIQRERFGERLDLYEAARGKYIVDKDLLGVMQKKAIIMHPLPRLDEITADVDADPRAAYFRQAKNGLFIRMALLKLLLIGW
- the LOC104765913 gene encoding uncharacterized protein LOC104765913, translating into MGNCLRHESEMHWAGEDWDEFIEEDHHNHHHHHHSSKSTSREEAHQKVIVTRDCKSSDLSDHEMIKIRLTKKQLQDLLNKVNVHDFSCPSQMIDRGGYDEEGNQQGIWKPVLQSIPEAN